In Heptranchias perlo isolate sHepPer1 chromosome 7, sHepPer1.hap1, whole genome shotgun sequence, a genomic segment contains:
- the hoxd4a gene encoding homeobox protein Hox-D4a has protein sequence MTMSSYLMNSKYVDPKFPPCEEYSQNNYIPDHCSEYYSQSQDSDFQHQGIYPRSNYSGQSYSCSNARGSPVQQRGHVQAQPAPQNHLTGQGEPVAPLQVSIARPCSQQQHNAKNQNGTATKQAAVVYPWMKKIHVNTVNPNYTGGEPKRSRTAYTRQQVLELEKEFHFNRYLTRRRRIEIAHTLCLSERQIKIWFQNRRMKWKKDHKLPNTKTRSSSSSSASNQQSQTVSKDQQTDLTSL, from the exons ATGACCATGAGTTCGTATTTGATGAACTCTAAATATGTGGATCCCAAATTTCCTCCTTGCGAGGAATACTCGCAAAATAACTACATACCTGACCACTGCTCAGAGTATTACAGTCAGTCGCAGGACTCTGATTTTCAGCACCAAGGAATCTATCCACGGTCAAACTACAGCGGCCAGTCGTACAGCTGCAGCAACGCTCGGGGCTCTCCAGTGCAGCAGAGGGGTCATGTGCAGGCACAGCCCGCTCCTCAGAACCACCTCACAGGGCAGGGGGAGCCCGTTGCACCGCTCCAAGTGTCCATAGCCCGGCCTTGCAGCCAGCAGCAACATAATGCAAAGAACCAAAACGGCACAGCAACCAAACAGGCAGCAGTGGTTTATCCTTGGATGAAGAAAATCCACGTTAACACGG TGAATCCTAATTACACTGGAGGGGAACCAAAACGTTCACGAACTGCCTACACAAGGCAGCAGGTTTTAGAACTGGAAAAGGAATTCCATTTTAACAGGTATCTGACAAGACGACGTCGTATTGAAATAGCCCACACTTTATGTCTTTCCGAACGCCAGATCAAAATTTGGTTTCAGAATAGAagaatgaagtggaaaaaagatcACAAACTGCCTAATACTAAGACCAGATCGTCTAGTTCTTCTTCTGCTTCCAATCAACAGTCACAAACTGTTTCCAAGGACCAACAAACAGACCTCACAAGTTTATAA